The Solanum lycopersicum chromosome 6, SLM_r2.1 genome has a window encoding:
- the LOC109120458 gene encoding uncharacterized protein — MNVHYQRGKADVVADALSRMNIGSTTHVEDETKELVKYVHNWPDWVKTEQLKPDSLTQIIEVLTLKWEAINMDFVVGVQKTRRKHDSIWFIVDMMTTSANFIPVKSTYRAKDYARLYIDEIKNLSTLVKLSTVFHPHTDEQAERTIQTLEDMLRACLSLSIGMGPFEALYGRRCRSSVGWFEVRESSILGPEIIHEALEKVDLKISPMKGVMRKGKLSLRYVEPYEILHRVGEMANELAFPAELASVQQVFHVSMLKKYLGDPSSILPVEGLGVDEDLSYEEVPVEILDRQVKRLRNKELTTVKVLWRNHLVEGSMWETEADMRSLYPHLFSS, encoded by the exons atgaatgtccactaccaAAGGGGTAAGGCTGATGTTGTcgctgatgctttgagtaggatgaACATTGGAAGTACaacccacgttgaggatgagacGAAGGAGTTGGTGAAATATGTACACAACTGGCCAGACTGG GTCAAGACAGAACAACTTAAGCCTGACAGTCTTACTCAGATAATCGAGGTTCTGACTTTAaagtgggaggccattaatatggacttcgtggttggtgtTCAGAAGACTAGAAGAAAACATGATTCCATATGGTTTATTGTGGACATGATGACTACGTCTGCcaactttatccctgtgaagtcaaCTTACAGAGCCAAGGATTATGcaagactctacattgatgagatt AAGAACTTAAGCACGCTGGTAAAGCTTAGTACTGTCTTTCATCCTCACACCGATGAGCAGGCAGAGCGcaccattcagacattggaggacatgctgagagcgtgt TTATCACTCAGTATTGGGATGGggccatttgaggcactgtatggtagaaggtgtaggtcttcagttgggtggttcgaggttagagagtcatccattttgggtccagagataattcatgaggccttagagaag GTcgatttgaagatatcacctatgaagggggtgatgaggaaggggaagttgagtctGAGGTATGTTgagccatatgagatcctacatcGTGTGGGTGAGATGGCCAATGAGTTGGCATTTcctgcggagctagcttctgttcaaCAAgtttttcatgtctctatgttaaagaagtacCTTGGTGATCCATCATCGATTCTGCCTGTAGAAGGTTTGGGAGttgatgaagacttgtcctatgaggaggttcctGTTGAGATTTTAGATCGGCAGGTAAAGCGGCTAAGAAACAAGGAGCTtaccacagtgaaggtattatggaggaaccatcttgttgagggttcTATGTGGGAGAccgaggccgatatgagatcccTTTACCCTCATCTCttcagctcttga